In Aspergillus fumigatus Af293 chromosome 4, whole genome shotgun sequence, one genomic interval encodes:
- a CDS encoding DUF3632 domain-containing protein, protein MGKDNFIRQVENSAEFKLLDKVVKDQVTVQDAVQEVIDMTMTALSVHGPSKQGGIGVPDYNISLAVMELAQRREPAEHTKLAKFVSHLQKQIAIDPSTNEPLTVQRDILWTDMPSFGYTELETWSEFGGDYKDPCDITLASEQRDRWTKLNAFLAQLTQAADIHYPPPGEEVRFFPLDKSLRAIWVMAMAFENERPPSSLGDTAAMEAACLWFIYAAKRLWANVVNNRTYPAVAGAGPGKRYEAAGWTGYTRERWGIWEDALKEARAACKIERMRVLINNALASMRDAVNQ, encoded by the exons ATGGGAAAGGATAACTTCATCCGACAAGTCGAAAACTCGGCTGAGTTCAAACTCCTTGACAAAGTAGTTAAGGACCAAGTCACAGTGCAAGATGCGGTCCAAGAAGTCATTGATATGACTATGACCGCACTCTCCGTCCATGGCCCAAGCAAACAAGGCGGTATCGGCGTGCCTGACTACAATATCTCTCTTGCGGTGATGGAGCTCGCGCAACGCCGGGAGCCAGCAGAGCACACTAAGCTTGCCAAGTTTGTATCTCATCTCCAGAAGCAGATTGCCATTGATCCATCTACAAACGAACCCCTCACGGTCCAACGAGATATCCTCTGGACTGATATGCCGTCATTCGGCTATACAGAGCTGGAGACGTGGTCCGAGTTTGGTGGTGATTACAAAG ATCCCTGTGATATAACACTAGCTTCTGAGCAACGTGATCGCTGGACAAAACTCAACGCTTTCCTCGCGCAGCTCACTCAAGCTGCAGACATTCACTATCCCCCTCCCGGGGAGGAGGTGCGATTCTTTCCCTTGGACAAATCGCTGCGGGCCATCTGGGTCATGGCGATGGCTTTTGAAAACGAGCGTCCCCCTTCGTCTTTGGGAGATACTGCGGCGATGGAGGCCGCTTGCCTGTGGTTCATTTATGCTGCGAAGCGACTATGGGCGAATGTGGTCAATAATCGCACGTATCCTGCGGTGGCTGGCGCTGGTCCAGGGAAGAGGTATGAAGCGGCGGGCTGGACGGGTTATACGCGGGAGCGATGGGGGATATGGGAGGATGCGCTGAAGGAGGCCAGGGCTGCTTGCAAGATTGAGCGGATGCGGGTGCTGATTAACAATGCTCTGGCGAGTATGAGGGACGCCGTAAATCAGTAG
- a CDS encoding putative GABA permease, with the protein MTTGTKAPEMASLQMEAGHHASTDAKHSGTVYDDHDMQRMGKVQELKRNLRPLAALSFASVLQATWEFILISNTQGLENGGLAGMVWSYLWTFVGFGFIIASLSEMASMAPTSGGQYHWVSEFASPRYQKFLSYLTGWMSVLAWQAGSASGSFLTGTIIQGLISVRYPDYQPERWQGTLFVFAMIVVIYVFNVYAADMMPLFNNLLMILHILSWTVVVIVLWAMAPHQSAKAVFTEWTNGGGWSSIGLSALIGQISAIYASLSSDATAHMSEEVKDAGRYVPIAIAWGYFSNGVMAIVVVISFLFAIPSVEDALDDATGFPFIYVFKNATSVAGVNGLTAIILIPVIFSNILFNASTSRQTFAFARDKGLPFARWIAKVDPRRKIPVNAIALSCIISCLLSLINIGSLTAFNAIISLNVAALMYTYIISISCIIYRKIWHPDTLPPRRWDLGRWGLTVNIVGLLYCMFALFWALWPSETPVTVDNFNWSVVIFGVVFVLSLVMYAVKGRREYHGPVVIVRRD; encoded by the exons ATGACGACGGGAACCAAGGCGCCGGAGATGGCCTCCCTTCAGATGGAAGCAGGACACCACGCGTCCACAGACGCCAAACATTCGGGGACGGTatatgatgatcatgatatGCAGCGCATGGGAAAGGTCCAGGAGCTAAAG AGAAACCTCCGCCCTTTGGCGGCATTGAGCTTCGCGTCGGTCCTTCAGGCAACATGGGAGTTTATTCTCAT ATCCAACACGCAGGGGCTAGAAAATGGCGGGCTCGCAGGGATGGTGTGGTCGTATCTGTGGACGTTTGTCGGGTTCGGCTTTATCATTGCATCGTTGTCGGAGATGGCTTCCAT GGCCCCGACCTCTGGCGGACAATACCACTGGGTGTCCGAGTTTGCTTCGCCGCGATATCAGAAATTCCTGAGCTACCTCACTGGCTGGATGTCCGTTCTAGCATGGCAGGCCGGCTCTGCATCGGGCTCTTTCCTGACCGGTACAATTATCCAAGGGCTCATCAGTGTTCGCTATCCCGACTACCAACCGGAACGGTGGCAAGGAACCTTGTTCGTTTTTGCCATGATTGTGGTCATCTACGTGTTCAACGTCTACGCCGCGGACATGATGCCGTTGTTCAATAACCTGCTGATGATCCTGCATATCCTGTCCTGGACCGTCGTCGTGATTGTACTGTGGGCCATGGCTCCGCACCAATCCGCCAAGGCCGTGTTCACAGAGTGGACGAACGGTGGAGGCTGGTCTAGTATCGGGCTGAGCGCCTTGATCGGGCAGATTTCTGCCATCTATGCTTCGCTGA GCTCCGATGCGACAGCACACATGTCTGAAGAAGTCAAAGACGCAGGACGCTACGTCCCGATAGCGATTGCGTGGGGATATTTTAGCAACGGGGTGATGGCCATTGTGGTGGTCATTTCCTTCCTTTTTGCCATTCCCTCCGTCGAAGACGCACTGGATGACGCCACCGGATTCCCGTTCATCTACGTGTTCAAGAACGCCACGTCGGTCGCGGGGGTCAATGGGCTGACGGCAATTATCCTCATTCCCGTcatcttcagcaacatcctcttcaatgCTTCCACATCCCGGCAGACCTTCGCCTTTGCCCGAGATAAAGGACTGCCCTTCGCCCGCTGGATCGCCAAAGTCGACCCCAGACGCAAAATACCGGTGAATGCGATCGCTCTATCGTGCATAATCAGCTGcctcctctctctcatcAACATCGGCTCGCTAACCGCCTTCAACGCCATCATTTCTCTGAATGTAGCAGCTCTCATGTACACCTACATCATCTCCATTAGCTGTATTATCTACCGCAAGATCTGGCATCCGGATACCCTGCCCCCGCGGCGGTGGGACCTAGGCCGATGGGGGTTGACCGTTAATATCGTCGGTTTGCTGTACTGCATGTTCGCACTGTTCTGGGCGTTGTGGCCGAGTGAGACCCCAGTCACAGTGGACAATTTTAACTGGAGCGTGGTAATCTTTGGGGTTGTGTTCGTCCTCAGTTTGGTCATGTATGCCGTCAAGGGACGGAGGGAGTACCATGGGCCAGTGGTGATCGTCCGGAGAGATTAG
- the bcs1 gene encoding BCS1 and AAA domain-containing protein, with protein MSTAASTMNGTVEKVFYLSSLAVGSWVAKRLLDEYADLPLHLLCSSIEVHSYDEAYNYLLYWLMKQKLDANKNRLLALTSLTSGQGGFFGEDTNKDNDAAEEDELEVHADAEYKASLANTRPLLWTPSAGTHWFRYRGRFLALTREVEENRQTVYTRTEKLRVSCLGWDPAILKELMQDARVAFSQKEKGRTVIYRAMKSIYDGELAWKRLTSRPARPLSTVILDEAVKHAFLEDIQHYLHPSTMRWYSDRGIPYRRGYLFYGPPGTGKSSLAFAAAGFLGLNVYMVNLNSQQLTEDALTQLFLTLPRRCLVLLEDIDANEVTGRRKPAARRRKGKNGISLSALLNIIDGVAAQEGRVLIMTTNHHEHLDPALIRPGRVDYKLEFQLASRDLCATMFRNIFQVYTPSEVGSAQVAASSTQGGLSEKDGSTAIDLQDVAKVFAGKIPPGTFSPAEVQGYLLRYRDSPEDAVAGVESWVETSQAEKAANDQVLEDKAAQSSESESEDDSEDDNEEQPDEDAS; from the coding sequence AtgtcaacagcagcatccaCCATGAACGGCACAGTCGAAAAGGTTTTCTATCTCTCTTCCCTTGCCGTGGGATCCTGGGTAGCTAAGAGACTCCTGGACGAATATGCCGACCTCCCACTGCATCTCCTCTGCTCCAGCATCGAGGTCCACTCCTATGATGAGGCCTACAATTATCTCCTCTACTGGCTTATGAAGCAAAAACTCGACGCAAACAAAAACCGCTTGCTGGCTTTAACGTCGCTGACGAGCGGCCAGGGGGGTTTCTTCGGCGAAGACACCAACAAGGACAATGAtgcggccgaggaggacgaacTGGAGGTCCACGCGGATGCAGAATACAAGGCCTCCCTGGCGAATACCCGTCCCTTGCTCTGGACTCCCTCGGCGGGAACACACTGGTTCCGATATCGCGGTCGGTTTCTGGCGCTCACGCGGGAGGTAGAGGAAAATCGGCAAACAGTGTACACGCGCACAGAGAAGCTGCGGGTCTCTTGTTTGGGATGGGATCCAGCCATTCTGAAAGAGTTGATGCAGGATGCTCGGGTGGCGTTCTCgcaaaaggagaaggggaggACAGTGATCTACCGCGCCATGAAGTCGATTTACGATGGCGAGTTGGCTTGGAAAAGGTTGACTTCGCGTCCTGCTCGACCACTGTCCACAGTCATTCTGGACGAGGCAGTCAAGCACGCGTTTCTCGAAGACATTCAGCACTATCTGCACCCCAGTACGATGCGCTGGTACAGCGACCGTGGCATTCCCTATCGGCGGGGATACCTGTTTTATGGGCCGCCTGGCACGGGGAAGTCCAGTCTCGCGTTCGCCGCAGCAGGGTTTCTCGGCTTGAATGTGTACATGGTCAACCTGAACTCGCAGCAGCTTACGGAGGATGCCTTGACGCAGTTGTTTCTGACGCTTCCGAGACGGTGtctggtgctgctggaagatATCGACGCCAATGAAGTAACTGGTCGTCGCAAGCCAGCTGCACGGCGCCGAAAGGGGAAGAACGGGATCTCGCTCTCGGCCTTGTTGAATATCATCGACGGCGTCGCGGCTCAGGAGGGCCGGGTGCTGATTATGACGACGAATCACCATGAGCACCTAGATCCGGCGCTCATTCGACCTGGCCGGGTCGACTACAAGCTCGAGTTTCAGCTCGCCAGTCGAGATCTCTGTGCGACCATGTTTCGGAATATCTTCCAGGTCTACACACCGTCTGAAGTGGGCAGTGCACAGGTTGCCGCCTCTTCCACTCAGGGTGGCCTATCGGAAAAAGACGGGTCTACAGCGATTGATCTCCAAGATGTCGCCAAAGTATTTGCGGGGAAGATTCCGCCCGGTACCTTTTCTCCTGCTGAGGTTCAGGGATATTTGCTGCGGTATCGAGATTCACCAGAGGATGCTGTAGCGGGTGTCGAATCATGGGTTGAAACATCGCAGGCCGAGAAAGCAGCTAATGACCAAGTGCTTGAAGACAAAGCAGCCCAAAGTAGTGAGAGTGAATCTGAGGACGATTCTGAGGATGACAATGAGGAGCAGCCAGATGAAGACGCATCTTGA